In Aerosakkonema funiforme FACHB-1375, one DNA window encodes the following:
- a CDS encoding Uma2 family endonuclease, with amino-acid sequence MTQALPKLMTFDEFLEWKPENGRYELHKGVIVEMPNPTGKHSAIAGFQAIEFGFEIRRLQLPYFIPKECTIKFSDNTGYDPDAIVLDKQAVETNESRWEKESVITRGDSVKLVVEVVSTNWRDDYGYKMIDYEALGIPEYWIVDYLGLGGSRYIGSPKQPTLSVYQLVDGEYQIKLFRGDKMIESSVFPDLNLTAVQIFDGG; translated from the coding sequence ATGACTCAAGCGCTACCCAAATTAATGACTTTTGATGAGTTTCTGGAATGGAAACCAGAAAACGGACGCTATGAGCTACATAAGGGAGTTATTGTTGAAATGCCTAATCCAACTGGTAAACATTCAGCGATCGCAGGTTTTCAGGCGATCGAATTTGGTTTTGAAATTAGGCGATTACAACTTCCTTACTTTATCCCCAAGGAATGTACAATTAAATTTAGCGATAACACTGGCTACGATCCAGACGCGATCGTATTGGATAAACAAGCTGTAGAAACTAATGAATCTCGATGGGAAAAAGAATCTGTTATTACTAGAGGAGATTCTGTCAAGTTAGTTGTTGAAGTTGTCAGCACAAATTGGCGGGATGATTACGGATACAAGATGATAGACTATGAAGCGTTAGGTATTCCTGAATATTGGATTGTAGATTATTTAGGTTTAGGTGGTAGCCGTTATATTGGTTCCCCGAAACAGCCGACTTTATCAGTTTATCAGTTAGTAGATGGCGAGTATCAAATCAAGCTGTTTCGGGGAGATAAAATGATTGAATCGTCAGTGTTTCCAGATTTGAATTTGACCGCCGTGCAAATTTTTGATGGTGGGTAA
- a CDS encoding low temperature-induced protein — protein MRSIRFNFSALLRPIRLLLAVCVCTVILMSYAMPAYSASTNTSRPTDGEANLLEIERKSQEAVLSNPYGMKKQIKETNPGLNEVQGTADIDKMKRPENTKGVESVEEIIGKSLEKAAGNK, from the coding sequence ATGCGTTCTATTCGTTTTAACTTTTCTGCACTGTTGCGTCCGATTCGTCTTCTGCTCGCTGTTTGCGTTTGTACTGTAATCCTAATGTCTTATGCTATGCCAGCTTACAGCGCCAGCACCAACACCAGTCGCCCTACTGACGGCGAGGCAAATCTGTTAGAAATTGAACGGAAGTCACAAGAAGCGGTTTTGTCAAATCCTTACGGAATGAAAAAGCAAATTAAGGAAACAAATCCCGGCTTGAATGAAGTTCAAGGAACCGCTGACATCGATAAAATGAAACGTCCTGAAAATACCAAGGGCGTTGAGTCGGTGGAAGAAATTATCGGCAAATCCCTGGAAAAAGCAGCGGGAAACAAATAG
- a CDS encoding ABC transporter permease has translation MTSTKDSWGNRKWELGSHWLTQVFTSETFVYVLKRLLQALLTLLLASALSFFIIQFAPGDYLDTLRQNPKISPERIEQLKQQFGLDKSWAEQYILWLWRIITQGNFGTSFVYGRSVGSLLWERIPNTLLLAISSLVMTWAIAIPLGIVAAVNQNRYVDRVLQLISYTGQGFPSFITALLLLIVAQNTSPLFPVGGMTSINHSELTLLGQILDIGWHMILPTLALSVTSFAGLQRIMRGELLDVLRQDYIQTARAKGLPENRVIYVHALRNAVNPLITLLGFEFAGLLSGAFISEYFFNWPGLGRLILDAVRAQDLYLVMASLMMGAVMLILGNLLADLLLKVVDPRIRLENLN, from the coding sequence ATGACTTCTACAAAAGATTCCTGGGGTAACAGAAAATGGGAGTTAGGTTCGCATTGGCTAACTCAGGTATTCACTAGCGAAACATTTGTATATGTGCTGAAGCGCTTATTACAGGCACTACTAACCCTGCTGTTGGCGTCGGCACTCTCGTTTTTCATTATTCAATTTGCTCCGGGGGATTACCTGGATACGCTCAGGCAAAATCCGAAAATTTCGCCGGAACGGATTGAGCAGCTCAAACAGCAGTTCGGTTTGGATAAATCTTGGGCGGAACAGTACATACTATGGTTGTGGCGGATTATCACCCAAGGTAATTTTGGTACGAGTTTTGTTTACGGGCGATCGGTGGGGTCTTTGTTGTGGGAGCGCATTCCCAATACGCTGCTGCTGGCGATTTCTTCGCTGGTGATGACCTGGGCGATCGCCATCCCGTTAGGGATTGTCGCCGCAGTCAATCAAAATCGTTATGTCGATCGCGTCTTACAGTTAATCAGCTACACCGGACAAGGATTTCCCAGCTTTATCACCGCCTTGCTGCTGCTAATCGTAGCCCAAAACACTTCTCCTTTGTTTCCAGTGGGAGGAATGACGAGCATCAATCACTCGGAACTAACGCTGTTAGGTCAGATATTGGATATTGGCTGGCACATGATTTTACCCACTCTGGCGTTGAGCGTTACTAGCTTTGCCGGTTTGCAGCGAATTATGCGAGGAGAATTGTTAGATGTACTGCGCCAAGACTACATCCAGACAGCTCGCGCCAAAGGTTTACCAGAAAATCGGGTGATTTACGTTCACGCTCTCCGCAATGCGGTCAACCCTTTAATTACGCTACTGGGTTTTGAGTTTGCCGGTTTGTTGAGCGGTGCGTTTATTTCCGAGTACTTCTTCAACTGGCCCGGTTTGGGACGGCTGATTTTGGATGCTGTACGCGCTCAAGACCTCTACCTGGTGATGGCGAGTTTGATGATGGGTGCAGTCATGCTGATCCTGGGCAATTTATTGGCAGATTTGCTACTCAAGGTAGTAGACCCGCGCATTCGTCTGGAAAACTTGAATTAG
- a CDS encoding adenine phosphoribosyltransferase, protein MDLKSLIREIPDFPKPGILFRDITTLLRDPDGLRYTIDSLTQKCKDTFPEVDYVVGMESRGFIVGTPLAYQLKAGFIPVRKPGKLPAEVHSIEYQLEYGMDRLEVHKDALQPGSRILIVDDLIATGGTAAATAKLVQQAGCNLVGFGFIIELRDLGGRGYLPDVPIVTLIEY, encoded by the coding sequence ATGGATTTAAAGTCTTTGATTCGCGAAATTCCAGATTTTCCCAAACCGGGAATCCTGTTTCGAGACATCACCACTCTCCTGCGCGACCCAGATGGACTGCGTTACACGATCGACTCTCTTACCCAGAAATGCAAAGACACCTTCCCAGAGGTAGATTATGTTGTCGGGATGGAGTCTCGCGGGTTTATCGTCGGGACGCCTTTAGCTTATCAGCTCAAAGCTGGTTTTATTCCGGTTCGCAAACCTGGGAAATTGCCGGCAGAGGTTCATTCGATCGAATATCAGCTGGAGTACGGTATGGATCGTCTGGAGGTACACAAGGATGCTTTGCAGCCTGGGTCTCGCATCTTAATTGTGGACGATCTGATTGCCACTGGGGGAACGGCAGCCGCTACGGCAAAGTTGGTACAGCAAGCTGGCTGCAATTTGGTTGGTTTTGGATTTATCATCGAGCTACGGGACTTGGGCGGACGCGGATATCTTCCTGATGTACCGATTGTTACCCTGATTGAGTACTAG
- a CDS encoding DUF3038 domain-containing protein, protein MKVSANVMYLDSPPAQSNPVILDSLPVPATFEDREMPRRARLQIDLILLAIEALDIGGSEAILTLAAELELQDIIKNRVNLWRLRSTNPLRRYSQRRSLTVLEAKALVAIACYLARRMTVLIRQLLLAYQQISDKQLSMEHHFRLSEYLERFRKHFRSRMNPRRSGVLAYSSDEKLNELAISLLGELLFCTGTGGMQRFWSSLFDGEV, encoded by the coding sequence ATGAAAGTCTCCGCTAACGTAATGTATTTAGATAGTCCACCAGCCCAATCCAATCCCGTCATTTTGGACAGCTTGCCTGTTCCAGCTACCTTTGAGGATCGGGAAATGCCTCGCCGTGCAAGGCTGCAAATTGACCTGATTCTACTGGCCATAGAAGCCTTGGATATCGGTGGCTCCGAAGCCATCCTGACGCTCGCTGCCGAACTGGAACTACAAGATATTATTAAAAATCGAGTCAATCTCTGGCGGCTTCGCAGTACTAACCCGCTGCGACGATACAGCCAGCGCCGTTCCTTGACTGTCCTGGAGGCCAAAGCTTTAGTGGCGATCGCCTGCTACCTGGCGCGACGCATGACGGTCTTAATTCGCCAACTGCTCCTAGCTTATCAACAGATCAGCGATAAGCAACTTTCAATGGAACATCATTTTCGCCTTTCTGAATATCTGGAGCGCTTTCGCAAGCACTTCCGCAGCCGGATGAATCCCCGGCGTTCCGGTGTTCTCGCTTACAGCTCCGATGAAAAATTAAACGAGCTAGCTATTTCACTTTTGGGAGAGTTGCTATTTTGTACAGGTACCGGTGGAATGCAACGATTTTGGAGCAGTCTGTTTGATGGAGAAGTTTAA